In Candidatus Krumholzibacteriia bacterium, the following proteins share a genomic window:
- a CDS encoding XRE family transcriptional regulator, whose protein sequence is MSNQLGDRIRRLRLAGNLTLREVGARAGVSATHLSEIERGRTSPTVGALMRIAAALGEEASRLVDDVQPPGVAVARAGERREWTENDATVQALTAASSGGELTVVTVALPPGAAMPRLAGAGEQFVLVLEGAVEILLPASSRALREGDAVHCMAEDCRGVRNRGETGARLLWACSPAATL, encoded by the coding sequence GTGTCCAACCAGCTCGGTGACAGAATCAGGCGGCTGCGGCTCGCCGGTAACCTCACGCTCAGGGAGGTTGGCGCCCGCGCGGGTGTTTCCGCCACGCACCTCTCCGAAATCGAGCGCGGAAGGACGTCGCCGACGGTGGGCGCGCTCATGCGCATCGCCGCGGCACTGGGCGAGGAGGCCTCGCGGCTGGTCGACGACGTGCAACCACCCGGGGTGGCGGTGGCGCGTGCGGGTGAACGGCGGGAATGGACCGAGAACGATGCCACGGTGCAGGCGCTCACCGCGGCCAGCAGCGGGGGCGAACTCACGGTGGTGACGGTTGCGCTGCCGCCCGGTGCGGCGATGCCGCGGCTGGCCGGGGCCGGCGAACAGTTCGTCCTGGTTCTGGAAGGTGCGGTGGAGATACTGCTGCCCGCGTCGTCGCGGGCGCTGCGTGAGGGGGACGCCGTGCACTGCATGGCCGAGGATTGCCGCGGTGTGCGCAACCGCGGCGAGACGGGCGCGCGCCTGCTGTGGGCGTGTTCGCCGGCTGCGACCCTGTAG
- a CDS encoding glycosyltransferase family 9 protein produces the protein MRLVFIRFSSLGDCVLLCPLLAHARRSGAEEVVVLTKRAYAELFAAAEGVDRVIAIERGASAGQLLGIASALRATGHVVVDAHASWRSRVVAWRAGGAAARIEKHTLARLGLIVFKRPAPLPTMLERYAALAGPAGLPAATLRPGGIVLPATAAAAADRALGARDAIAVAPGSRWEGKRWAGFGELCAALAARGHVIVLVGDEQDRVVTAPIAATLGDRALDLAGSAPLLHTAAHIARCRLFVGNDSGLMHLAEAVGVPVVAMFGPTVESFGYFPSLDGSRVVERALACRPCSRNGAVPCPRGTGECLAAIPHQRVLEVVLDALAGAGTARVVLP, from the coding sequence GTGAGACTCGTCTTCATTCGATTCAGTTCGCTCGGCGATTGCGTGCTGCTCTGCCCGCTGCTGGCCCACGCGCGCCGATCCGGCGCCGAAGAGGTGGTCGTGCTGACCAAGCGCGCCTACGCGGAGTTGTTCGCCGCCGCGGAGGGCGTGGACCGCGTCATCGCCATCGAACGCGGCGCCTCGGCGGGGCAGCTGCTGGGAATTGCCAGCGCGCTGCGCGCGACGGGGCACGTGGTGGTGGACGCACACGCGAGCTGGCGCAGCCGCGTGGTGGCATGGCGCGCGGGCGGCGCGGCGGCGCGTATCGAGAAGCACACGCTGGCCCGGCTCGGGCTCATCGTGTTCAAGCGCCCCGCACCGCTGCCCACCATGCTCGAGCGCTATGCGGCTCTCGCCGGGCCCGCCGGGTTGCCGGCGGCGACGCTGCGTCCCGGCGGCATCGTCCTGCCCGCGACGGCGGCCGCCGCCGCGGATCGGGCCCTCGGCGCGCGCGACGCCATCGCGGTCGCACCCGGCAGCCGCTGGGAGGGAAAACGCTGGGCGGGTTTCGGTGAGCTGTGCGCGGCGCTCGCAGCACGCGGGCACGTCATCGTGCTGGTGGGCGACGAGCAGGACCGCGTTGTCACCGCACCCATCGCCGCCACCCTGGGAGATCGTGCGCTCGACCTGGCGGGCTCCGCCCCGCTCCTGCACACCGCGGCGCACATTGCGCGTTGCCGCCTCTTCGTCGGCAACGACTCCGGCCTCATGCACCTGGCCGAGGCGGTGGGCGTGCCGGTGGTGGCGATGTTCGGACCCACCGTGGAGAGCTTCGGCTACTTCCCCTCGCTGGACGGGAGCCGTGTGGTCGAACGCGCGCTTGCCTGCCGGCCCTGCTCGCGCAACGGCGCCGTGCCCTGCCCGCGCGGAACCGGCGAGTGCCTTGCGGCCATTCCCCACCAGCGCGTCCTGGAAGTGGTGCTGGATGCGCTGGCCGGCGCCGGGACCGCGCGCGTGGTGCTCCCCTGA
- a CDS encoding DUF1844 domain-containing protein produces the protein MPDASRDEILFVQLVATFQFAAMQQMGKIANPVSGEIERDLEQARTSIDIVQMLQRKTEGHRSARESEFLDKVLFELQMNYVDETRRGEGEEKASGEGNPEN, from the coding sequence ATGCCGGATGCTTCCCGCGACGAAATCCTGTTCGTGCAACTGGTGGCGACCTTTCAGTTCGCCGCCATGCAACAGATGGGGAAGATCGCGAATCCGGTGAGCGGCGAGATCGAGCGCGACCTCGAGCAGGCCAGGACCTCCATTGACATCGTGCAGATGCTGCAGCGCAAGACGGAGGGCCACCGGTCCGCCCGCGAGTCGGAATTTCTCGACAAGGTGCTCTTCGAGCTGCAGATGAACTACGTCGACGAAACCCGCCGGGGTGAGGGGGAGGAGAAGGCGTCCGGCGAGGGCAACCCGGAAAATTAG
- a CDS encoding OmpA family protein, whose protein sequence is MHGRFRALCAGTLLVAAACSMWFPLTAAASSAYNGTRGLLRTRSADTYRKGTLSFQLSAQYGKLDNQLLSPGGYYPPGDTSAVVDYHLFIPRVSITYALSDFFEVAGNLDVRSWIRTVQEDNGHNDLETFTRGGLGDTDVSAKLSIPLPGDKFKLGAYGDVNFKTGDKDRRFTTDSNDITVLGLATLDLTDMDTFVPTRVHVNAGYRFNKNELLGYGIFDPDFPDSSGFNPPGYPATPAGENDSYNDNFLFNAALEFPAPQVTFFVEFDWQNLLNMEIPDGASVSANTYTLTPGVEFKGGSGSSFELGADINLNSGDRPSVINAPDWGLWMAFNYVAEVIPRDSDKDGIADPNDGCPDQPEDFDGYQDADGCPDLDNDGDGLNDKDDMCPDLAEDYDSFQDGDGCPDLDNDQDGIPDASDKCPDEAEDLDGEADDDGCPDLVKDSDNDGVPDDLDRCPLQAEDFDGYQDDDGCPDLDNDLDGIPDNVDKCPTQPETFNGVDDEDGCPDAKEIGKQFVLRGIGFESGSAALTPDSYTVLDQVIASMNAYPEARLEIRGHTDSQGPANFNLELSQRRAESVRQYLIKGGVDPSRLTSVGVGEEEPIASNATPDGRSQNRRIEFRRLN, encoded by the coding sequence ATGCACGGTCGTTTTCGTGCGCTTTGCGCCGGTACGTTGCTGGTCGCCGCCGCGTGTTCCATGTGGTTCCCGCTGACGGCCGCAGCGAGCTCGGCATACAACGGGACGCGGGGTCTCCTGCGCACCCGCTCCGCGGACACCTACCGCAAGGGTACGCTCAGTTTTCAGCTCTCGGCCCAGTACGGGAAGCTGGACAACCAGCTGCTCTCGCCGGGCGGGTATTACCCGCCGGGCGATACCTCCGCGGTCGTCGACTACCACCTGTTCATCCCGCGGGTGTCGATAACCTACGCCCTGAGTGATTTCTTCGAGGTGGCGGGAAACCTGGATGTTCGCAGCTGGATTCGTACCGTGCAGGAGGACAATGGTCATAACGACCTCGAGACCTTCACGCGCGGTGGCCTGGGTGACACCGACGTTTCCGCCAAGCTGTCGATACCGCTCCCGGGCGACAAGTTCAAGCTGGGTGCCTACGGTGACGTGAACTTCAAGACCGGCGACAAGGACCGCCGCTTCACCACCGATTCCAACGACATCACCGTGCTCGGTCTGGCCACGCTCGACCTCACCGACATGGATACCTTCGTTCCCACACGCGTGCACGTGAACGCGGGCTACCGGTTCAACAAGAACGAGCTTCTCGGCTACGGCATCTTCGACCCGGATTTTCCGGATTCCTCCGGCTTCAACCCGCCGGGATATCCGGCGACGCCGGCGGGCGAGAACGACTCGTACAACGACAACTTCCTGTTCAACGCGGCGCTCGAATTCCCGGCGCCGCAGGTGACATTCTTTGTCGAGTTCGACTGGCAGAATCTCCTGAACATGGAGATCCCGGACGGGGCGTCCGTCAGTGCCAACACCTACACGCTGACGCCGGGTGTCGAGTTCAAGGGCGGCAGCGGTTCGTCGTTCGAACTCGGGGCCGACATCAACCTGAACTCCGGGGACAGGCCGTCGGTCATCAACGCGCCCGACTGGGGCCTGTGGATGGCGTTCAACTATGTTGCCGAGGTCATCCCGCGCGACAGCGACAAAGACGGGATCGCCGATCCCAACGACGGTTGTCCGGATCAACCCGAGGACTTCGACGGGTACCAGGACGCGGACGGCTGCCCGGACCTCGACAACGACGGCGATGGTCTGAATGACAAGGACGACATGTGCCCGGATCTGGCCGAGGACTACGACAGCTTCCAGGACGGCGACGGCTGTCCCGACCTGGACAACGACCAGGACGGCATTCCCGACGCCAGCGACAAGTGTCCGGATGAGGCCGAGGACCTCGATGGCGAGGCGGACGACGACGGCTGCCCGGACCTCGTCAAGGACAGCGACAACGACGGCGTCCCCGACGATCTCGACCGCTGCCCGCTGCAGGCGGAGGACTTCGACGGGTACCAGGACGACGACGGCTGTCCCGACCTGGACAACGACCTCGACGGTATTCCCGACAACGTCGACAAGTGTCCGACGCAGCCGGAGACGTTCAACGGCGTCGACGACGAGGACGGATGCCCGGATGCCAAGGAGATCGGCAAGCAGTTCGTGCTGCGCGGCATCGGCTTCGAGAGCGGCAGCGCCGCGCTCACGCCGGACTCGTACACGGTGCTCGACCAGGTGATCGCGTCGATGAACGCGTACCCCGAGGCGCGCCTCGAGATCCGCGGGCACACCGACAGCCAGGGCCCGGCCAACTTCAACCTGGAGCTTTCGCAGCGTCGCGCCGAATCGGTGCGGCAGTATCTCATCAAGGGCGGCGTCGATCCGTCTCGCCTCACCTCGGTGGGCGTGGGCGAGGAA
- a CDS encoding cupin domain-containing protein: protein MFAGCDPVAPRGQGEVTLDNKEIGRRIKTARQERGLTLKAVEASCGVSATHVSEIERAAASPTVGALLRIARALGKRPGYFLEESEMGEVSVVTRADRVRESAGTGVTLERLTAGIPGGRVQAIQITLAPGSGRRAAAHAHPGGEAILVLSGRLRVTVDGGGHVLAPGDAVYYDAARPHAYVNESPDATAVVLWLATRRDVD from the coding sequence GTGTTCGCCGGCTGCGACCCTGTAGCCCCCCGCGGGCAGGGAGAGGTCACCCTGGACAACAAGGAAATCGGCAGACGCATCAAGACCGCGCGCCAGGAGCGAGGACTCACGCTCAAGGCGGTGGAGGCGTCGTGCGGGGTGTCGGCGACGCACGTCTCCGAGATCGAACGCGCCGCCGCTTCACCCACGGTGGGTGCGCTGCTGCGCATCGCGCGCGCGCTGGGCAAGCGCCCGGGTTACTTCCTGGAGGAGAGCGAGATGGGCGAGGTGTCGGTGGTGACGCGCGCGGATCGTGTGCGCGAGTCGGCCGGCACGGGCGTCACCCTGGAGCGGCTCACCGCGGGCATCCCCGGCGGCCGCGTGCAGGCAATCCAGATAACGCTGGCGCCGGGCAGCGGACGCCGTGCCGCTGCCCACGCGCACCCGGGTGGCGAGGCCATCCTGGTGCTGTCGGGACGCCTCAGGGTGACGGTGGACGGTGGCGGTCACGTCCTTGCGCCCGGCGACGCGGTCTACTACGATGCGGCCCGTCCCCATGCGTACGTCAACGAATCGCCGGACGCCACGGCGGTCGTCCTGTGGCTGGCGACGCGCCGCGACGTCGACTGA
- a CDS encoding radical SAM protein, whose translation MIQPAHPSFVQIETTLACNAECPFCSHATLTRRPRRMEDWLWKKIIDETRGMGITYRPFLINEPLADHRLGEIMRYIRKDDTAQIEINTNGELMREEKALEILDAGIDIIRFSIDGFSEETFSRSRVGLDYNLTVERTRRFVELARERGNAGHVEVRMIAMDYNTHEQEAFVDFWTNAGAVAVVTDLYLWPWEPGVKPVQLPCKKVLKEMFFYVNGKATLCCWDSHERGVVGDATHEHVMDIWNGELNRRYRALLAEGRRRDILLCSNCEAYKNHYFEGFPSPAAQA comes from the coding sequence ATGATCCAGCCCGCCCATCCCAGCTTCGTGCAGATCGAGACCACGCTCGCGTGCAACGCGGAGTGCCCCTTCTGCTCGCATGCCACCCTGACGCGGCGCCCGCGCCGCATGGAGGACTGGCTGTGGAAGAAGATCATCGACGAGACGCGCGGCATGGGCATCACCTACCGGCCCTTTCTCATCAACGAGCCGCTCGCCGACCACCGGCTGGGCGAGATCATGCGCTACATCCGCAAGGATGACACGGCGCAGATCGAGATCAATACCAACGGCGAGTTGATGCGCGAGGAGAAGGCGCTGGAGATCCTGGACGCGGGCATCGACATCATCCGCTTCTCCATCGACGGCTTCAGCGAAGAAACATTTTCGAGGTCCCGCGTGGGCCTCGACTACAACCTCACCGTGGAACGCACGCGCCGCTTCGTGGAGCTGGCGCGCGAGCGCGGAAACGCCGGCCATGTGGAGGTGCGCATGATCGCGATGGACTACAACACGCACGAACAGGAGGCGTTCGTCGACTTCTGGACGAATGCCGGCGCGGTCGCGGTGGTGACCGACCTCTACCTGTGGCCGTGGGAGCCCGGGGTGAAGCCGGTGCAGTTGCCGTGCAAGAAGGTGCTCAAGGAGATGTTCTTCTACGTGAACGGGAAGGCCACGCTGTGCTGCTGGGATTCACACGAGCGCGGTGTGGTGGGCGACGCCACCCACGAGCACGTCATGGACATCTGGAACGGGGAGTTGAACCGGCGCTACCGCGCCCTGCTGGCCGAGGGCCGCCGCCGGGACATTCTGCTGTGTTCAAACTGCGAGGCCTACAAGAACCACTACTTCGAAGGCTTCCCGTCCCCAGCCGCCCAGGCGTAG